GGAGCGGGACGGGAGGTTCAAGATGGAGGAGAGCGTGACCGTTTCGCCCTCGCAGAGCGGGTGGGATGGGTTCTTCGCGGCGAGGCTTTCGGTCTGAGGAGACGGCGTTGCCGTTCTCTCCGATCAAGCAGCGGGAGTGAGCGTCGGCTTCGGGGTATTGCCGCGGATGACCTTGACCGGGGTGCCGACCTTTACCTGCTCATAGAGCTTTGGAACAAAGTCGCGGGGGAGGCGGATGCAGCCGTGCGATGCGGCTTCACCGGGCTTCGGGATTTCGCCGGCGTGGAGGCCGACGCCGTAGCTGGTGATCCGCATCCAGTAGTGCATGGGGGCGGGATGGTAGAACTGGCCCTCAGGCACGGGGGTGGTCGGCTTGGCATCGCCATTGGTCACATTGCCCGCGGCATCGGCGATCCAACCGTAGCGGTCGGAATGCTTCAGCTCCATCTTCTCGGTGATCTTATAGTTCCCCGGCTTGGTGGAGTGGCCTTCCTTTCCAGAAGAAACATAGGACCAGCCGACGGTGCGCTCGCCGCGGCGATAGGTGGCCACCTGCGAGGAGAGATCGATTTCCACCGACATGTCCTCCGGACCGCCATCGTCCTCCCAATCATACATCACCCGCGATGCCTGTGGCGGGGGTGACGGCTTGAACAGCGAACAGGAGCAGGTGGAAAGCGCGAGGGATGCGAAGGCGACTCGCGAAAGGAGGGAAGCGGAAGTCATGGGGCGAACGGAGCGGACTATCTGCGGATCAGGTCATCCGATCCAGTGTATTCACGCCGTAGGCGCGACCTTGCGTGATCCCGTAGTCCGGCTATACCGGAGGTAACTTCCATGAAATCCGCGTCTCCGATACTTGCCGGTCTTTTGATCTCGTCCGTCTTCTCCAGTCCGGCTTTGGCCGCGGAACATGAATGGGTGAAGCTTTTCAACGGCAAGGATCTCAGTGGCTGGACGCCGAAGATCACCGGTCACCCGCTGGGCGAGAATGCCCATGATACCTTCAGCGTCGACGATGGCATCATCAAGGTCTCCTACGACAAATACGGGAAGTT
This portion of the Luteolibacter luteus genome encodes:
- a CDS encoding L,D-transpeptidase is translated as MTSASLLSRVAFASLALSTCSCSLFKPSPPPQASRVMYDWEDDGGPEDMSVEIDLSSQVATYRRGERTVGWSYVSSGKEGHSTKPGNYKITEKMELKHSDRYGWIADAAGNVTNGDAKPTTPVPEGQFYHPAPMHYWMRITSYGVGLHAGEIPKPGEAASHGCIRLPRDFVPKLYEQVKVGTPVKVIRGNTPKPTLTPAA